The nucleotide sequence GCACCCTCCAATAACATTATTATAACATCGAGGGCTATAGGATGAAAGAAGTGAAGGGCTGTACGTATGATATGCAACTTTCCAATCTGTACCTGAAGCCTCCATTACAGTGATTGAACCTATATTATTGGATTCAACAAGGCGAGTATGGGATCCAGCAATATTTAAAATGTCTCCCGGTTGTACTGATGATATTGGAATAGGGGTTGAAATATTTGGTAAAGTTGTTGTAGAATATTTAGTCGATAAACCCCAAGCTCTTGTAATAAACCCTGAACAATCATGACCTGCTGCACATGTCAAAGGAGCAGATGGTAAGCCTGAGCAACCACCACCACCACCTGAACAAACTTGACCAGCTGATTTGCAACCGGGCAACATTGCAATATTAAATTCTGCTTGCGTTGACCAGCCGCCCCAACAGTAAGGCATAGAAACGTTATTACCAATGTTTACCCACGGTGCACTGTATATGTTAGCGCCGTTGCAAAAAATACCATTCCATAAGTTACAACTGTTTGCATTCCAGGAAAAACTTGTATAAGGTGTTGCATTGTTTATGATTTGTGTTCTTGAAATTTGCGCATTAACAGAATAAGAAAACAGGAAAAGAGAGAATATCAAATAGCGAGTATATCTTTTGAGAGCTTTCATAATGGTTTCATTTAAGTTTATATTTAAACTAGCGTTAGTATTTTTCATTTGTTTTAATTTTTTTGGATGAATAATTAGTTTTCTTCTATTATTAAAAGGTGATCATTGAAATGGTACGTTTTATTTGTTAAAAAATTCGGATAGTTATTACCCGCCTTTGATTCAGATATTGAATATACAAAAACACCTTCGGGAGCAGTAATCATTTCGTAAAGAACGCCATTAGAGGAAAGAGTAATATCTTTGTTGGAAAGCACATAATATACATCAGGCACCTTTATTTCAGCAATGATTTTGCCTATTTTAAATGTATCAATTTCAATGCTTACTATTTTTCTTTCAACCCTTATTGGATTTTCGGTTATGTATGTTTGAACATCTATAATAATTCGATTTCTTGTTGTTCCAACTACAAAAACTCCGGCTATTTTCTTATCCGTTTGAAACATGGTTTCAAATTTGCTATCCGAAAGGGAAGTCATAGTTACGCTGTAGTTGTTATTTCCGATTAATTTTGTTGCAACTTGACTTCTTGAAGCAGTTATGCAACCATTGATTTCTTTTGGCTCAACTGCTCGATTATTTGATTCTACTATTAATGAATTACCGGATGGAAGAATTAAATATGTTGAATTGTTAAATCTCGCAATCCTTTCAACTCCGACAAATTTTCTGTTAAAGTCAAAACTGTTAATAGTCATACCGTTTTCATCATAAACAACAATTTTATATTCTGATAGAACGTAGAACATGTTCTTATCATAACTGAAGTCTCTTGGTGTAAATGAGACTGGAAATCTTTTTATAATCCTTCCATCAATGGCATTTACAATCACAATTTCGTTACTTGAGTTACATAAGAAAGCTATACGATTATTACTTAGAATTTCAAATGATGTGGCACCAAGATTAGCACCAGGCACTTGTTTATATGAAATACCTTGGGGGGAATTCCATTTTAATGCACAAACATGTTTGACATGCATAACAGATTCAGAGACTTTGTACTGGCAGTAGCTACTACAATGGAGCGTCAGCATTAATAGCAATAAAGAGACTGTTTTCATTTTGTTTATTTTTAAGGGGTTGGTTTATTTTAGATGCAACGTACATGGCTTGGACAGGTGAGTGCTGTAAATCGTTATTAAGTAGTTTTTCTTATATATTGTGATTTCATGGAAAACATGCTCATTCTTTGATATTTTGTAATCGTTAACCGAAATAACATGTCTTACAGACCTTGGGCTACACTCATTTAGCATCCGTCGGCTTTTATTGAGTAATCGGCACCATTAAGTGAGTGCACCGAGGTTGGTAACTTTGAGGATTTCGAATATCAAAGAGCTCCACACGCATACAATAGTTACTTATTTAGAGAAGTTTATAAGGGCGGCGAACGAAACCTGATATTTGTTAGACCCTTGTTTGCTCATTGCATTATTTTACTATATTTGAAGCACAAAATGCAATAAGGGTCTCTTTTCATCGGGAATTTGTCCATTGGGAAGAAATAGTCTTTGAAGTTTATTGAATCGGTCAGTTTCTAACTTAATTTAATTCTTATTTGGGGTTATGATCACAAGAAATACATTGTTGTTTTTAGTAATTATTTTGCTATTAAAAACGGGTGCTGTTTTCGGGCAAAAATGTATAAGTAATAAAAAAGCCAGGGAAATTCAGTCGATGCTTGATGAGCGCAAATTTCATGATGCAATAAGAGCCACCGGTGATGTATTATCCAAGGATTCGACTTGCCAAAGTGCGACCTTTTATAGAGCAATTGCCTATTTTGGTTTGAGAGACAGTGCTGCCTGCCTGAATGATCTTAAGATGCTTTCAAAAGCCTCCAATCTTGTACCGGACGATTTGGAGATATTGGGTGATTATGCAGATACGTTGGAGAAATTTGACCTTTCCTTATTCTTTTATACCAAGGCTTATAAGACTCATAAGAAAAAGCCGGGAAGTGTTTATTTGAAAGGCCTAAAGGCGCGTTATAAAGGGGCTAATAGATTGAAGCTACTTGTGGTGTTGGACTCTTGCATAAGATCAGAAATTCGTCCCGCTTGGGTTTATACAGAAGTGTTGAAGCTAAAAGCAGATGTATTGCGGTATAAATGGGAAGAATATACAGAGGAAAAGAACAAACTGACAAGTGGAGATGAGGCTCGGGTAGCTTATGTTTACTACTTGAAACGATTTGAACCTTACCTTGGCGCAATTGATTCATTGCCGCAGAAAATGAAGGTAAAGGAGTATTGTGATATCTATTTTTTCATCGCTTCGCGATACACCCATGTTAAGCTTTTTAATTCTTCTAAAATGTACTTGTCGTATATGAAGCAAACGAACTGTAATAGTAAGTGGGTGCTACTGTATGATAGTTTAACATATATGAATTGTATATTGCAAGGAGATTACGAAAATGCTGCACCTGTTGTTGATCGTTTCTTGAAACGTAATCCTCATAGTCTGTTTTTTCTACGTGAACAATATAAGATCCTCATGCATGATAGTGTTGACTTTTCCATCGCTATTTTACCTTTACTAAAAGCCATTGAGCTTTATCCAAGTGATACCTTGAGTTTGATTCTTGCCGCCAGGAGTTATGAGAAAAACAAGAATTATTTTAAGGCACGTCAATTAATGGATCAAATAAGAGAATACCATGGCGAGGATGTTTATGAGGACGATTATATACGTATTAAAGAAAAGGAGTTCGAAAGTAATCGGGAAAGGAATTCGCCGGAACTTAGTCTGGAGGGCTTCCACACCTACCAGTGAATACAATCGTTATAAAAAGGCGGTGCCAAATCAAATCAAGCAAATAAGGATAAAAGGTCTCCTTAAAGATGAAAGTGAAATAAAATATTTCAAAATGAACGGTAACGAAATGAAGATGAAGAGAGCAAAAAAAAAGGAGTATCACTTTGATGAAATGCTATCTATTCCGGATACGATTTCTGAAATCCATTGTGTATATAGTGATATTTATGATAACATTGACACTGCATACATTATTATCCAGAGGTTAGGTCCTGAAAACAGTGGTATATTGTCATTAATAAATCCACCCGGTTTCATTAGCGAAGAAGTAAAGGAAGTTTACATTGATAGCGATCGGGAAAGAGAGGTACTCTTTAAGGGTAAAATACAGTCTCAGTATACAATCGTAAATGTTACTGTGAATGGCGTTACCGCCGTTGTTTCAAAGGTTTTCGGCAGATCGTATGAGTTCGAAGCGAATATTTCAGTTACTCCTTTAGATACATTGGTAAATGTTGTCTATGAAATTGAAGGGGAAGAAAGCCAAACACTGCAATTTAAAATTGAACAGAAGGATGCGAAGTTGAGTACTCAACAAACGTCAGGAAGAACGTGGGTTGTAATTATTTCTAATTCCATTTATGATAATTATACTGATCTGGAAGGTGTCAATAAGGATGTGAACGCACTAAGCAATTCGTTGCAGGGGTATCAGATTCAGAGAATTATTCGTAAGCATAATCTGAAGCATAAAGAAATGAGCTCTTTTCTGTCGAAGGAACTGAAAAGAAAAGTTGAGGATGCGCAGGTAAAAACATTGATTTTATGGTATGCGGGTCATGGTGAACCTTCGGGAGACGGAGAGGACTCTTATTGGATACCGGTTGATGCAAAGCAAAACATGGATGGAGAAGGCTATTTATCGCTGAGGGGTTTACAACAAGATCTCAATAATATTAATGGTTTAAATAATCTGCTTGTCATTTCGGATGCCTGTAATACGGGATTAGCTTTTATCGATAAGAAAAGAGGCAGTGAATCATTTGGAACGTGTGAGCTATATGAGCCTGAACCGGGAAAAAGTTATTATGTCTTAACATCCGCTCTTGCCGATAATACGAGTGATAATTCAGTTTTTGCAGAGATGTTTTCTGAATATCTTTCTAACCCCGGGAAGAAAAATTCGAATTGTGTTAACTTGCTGGATGTTGCAAATATTGTTCAGGAGAAACTGCAGAAATTTCAGGATGTCCAGTTTGGACAGTTAAGAGGTCTCGACCAACGTAAGAATCCTTCCTTTTTCCTTGAAAAGAAGAGATAATACCAACGTCTGAATAATGGTATTCAATGTCAAACTCTTCATCTGCACTTTGCTGTTGTTGTTAGCAGGAAGTAGCTCAATAGCTCAACCTATCGAGTATGGTTTCGATAATGAGGAATTTAGACGAATCACCGGTTCTTTGAATGTTAAAAATGTTTTGTATGATTCAAAAAATGTACTATGGTTGTATACCGATAAAGGGATTTACAATCATGTGAAAGGTCGTAAGAACATAAAGGAACTTTTTTCAGCCAATTACTGGAATGTGGAGAGTAGTATTTTATACGAGGACAGTAAGCAGAGATTATGGTTTGCAAATGAGCATCCTGATTTCAAACTGAGATTTATACGAAATAATCTGGTGTTTACGGTTTTATTCCCCTTCTCCTTTAGAACCACCTGTATTTTTGAAGCACCTGATGGTACCTATTGGATTGGCACAATGGACAAAGGTTGTATCGTGCTTAGACAGGCAGAAACGGGACAGTGGTTGTATAGCATCCTGTCAAATGTCAATAAAATTCCTACAGAGGTTTATTCCATCTTTAAAGCTTCCAACGATGATTTATTTCTAACAACAAGAAAAGGATTGTTGAAATGGAATACGGCAAATCGGCAGGCGTTACAAATGAAGGCAAAACTTCCGGGGTTAATCCAACTCAGCTATGGTTGTAATTTTAATGATAGTATTTTACTTCTGGGCACCTGGGGAAATGGTATTTATCATTATAATGTTAAAACGGATAAACTTTTTCCGGGAATCCCGGGAGGCATGCTCGCACAATCAAAATCCTTTGTTTCAGGGATCAGCAAAGTGGATGATGAAGTGCTGATATCGACCTGGGGTAGCGGTGCTGTGATTTTAAAGGGTGGTCGGGTTTTGAATTAAATAAGTCAAGTGGATTGAGCGGTGAAAAGGTATATAATACCATTAAAGGACCGTTCAGCAATTATTTAATTATTTTGAAAAATAGTGGAATTGCTTCACTATACTATCCTGACAAGATCAGGTTTCAGAAAATCATTCCTGAATTATCTTCCTATAATTCACTTTTGTCGGATAGTAACAACAATTTTATTGCCACGGGAACAGGTGGATTTGAAGTAATGTCCGGAGAAGGGGAACGGACATATCTCGACTCCAAATTAAATATTTATGGTGCCGTCAGAATGAACGATGGTAATTATTTATTGGCAACATATGGAGATGGCTTACTTTTTTTATAACCTTATTAAACAAAAGAAGAATGGGCAATTGTCTTTCAATGGAAAGAGTGACTTTTATCTCAGTCTGGAAAGAGATGTGAATAACGATTCATTGGTCTGGGCCGGCTCATTGGGAGGTGTTGTTTGTGTAAATTATTATAGTAAGGAAACCACGTTCTTAAAATCATTTAAGGGGCATAAGGTAAACCGTATGAAAAGTTTACCGGAAAATAAACTACTTATAAATTCGGAAGATTCGGGATTATTCATATTGAATACGATATCCGGAGTAAGCCGACGCTTTAAGGATGATTTAGGAAAGGAATTCAGGCAAAAACCATTACTACCGGAGAGGACAATACAGTATATATTTCCGCTACTGATGGGAAGATATATCGATTAGTTTTGAATAGTGATGAAGTTAAATTCCTCACACAAACTCCCGATTCAGCGGTGTCAACTATCTCTTTATTAAAAAGGAGATGATGCTTGCCGGTAAGGAGGATGGACTGTATCTCTACAATATGCGAACGAAAAATTGGCTGGGATTAAATCATATGTTTGGTGGATCATTTAAGAGCGGAGTGTATCCTGCAAATTATTCATCACCGAGTAATGCTAAAATAGCCTTCCTGACATTCAATGGAATCTGCATAGTTTCCGATGAAGTATTAGCAACACAACCCTATTACCCTCAGTTTCGAATTGACTCCGTTTTTATGCAGGTATCAGAGCAGACTCTTTACAACAGATTTTAGATATTAAATATGATGAAGCCATTGACTTTTATTTTCAAGTTATTCTTCAAATTTTAGAAGTACTGCAAAAATTCAGTACCGGACTTCTGATGAAATTTCGTGGATTGATTTGGATGACTCAAGGCATTTATTGTTGAGCGGCCTCTCATTGGGTAGTCACACGATACAGTTTCGCGTTTCTGCAGATGGCCTTAACTGGAAGGAGGCAGGGAGATAAACGGACGATCAATGTTAGTCTACCCGGTATCTTAGTTCTACGTTCTATGCCTACTTTTATTTTTATGGCGGTATTGGTATTTACTATTTATAAACGAAGAGTTGCCATCATAAGGAAAGAGGAAGCGGCAAAAACGAAAATTGCAATGCAACAGGCGGAACAGGAAATGAAAGTACTCCGGGCACAAATGAACCCGCATTTTATTTTTAATGCCCTCAATTCTATTCATAATTGCATTTTGCAAAGAGATACCTTGACAGCAGCTAACAGCTTAACCAAATTTTCCAGGCTGGTAAGAAAGATACTTGATAATTCCCTGCAAAGTACAATTTCGCTGGAATCAGAATTGGCGACCCTTGAATTATACATTCAGATTGAACAATTACGTTTTAATACTAAGTTTGAGTACACCATTACAGTAGATCCGGCTATCGATCCTGCAAGCACGATGGTGCCGCCCCTCATCCTCCAGCCATTTGTGGAGAATAGTATCTGGCATGGATTAATGCCCTCTGAAAAGAAAGGCAGCATCATGGTAGAAGTTAGTAGAAAGGGAGAGCACCTGCACTTTACCATATCAGATAATGGCATCGGCAGAGAGAAAGCTGCTCAATTGAAAGCGAAGAGCGAAAATCAACATACCTCATGGAATTGCTATTACCAGAGAGAACGGTTGAATATGTATAATGAGAACCAGGGCAATTCGAATTCTTTATTATTATTGATTTGTATAATGAGCTACATGGAGCTGGCAGGAACGAAGGTAGAGTTTGAGTTAGTGGTTTAGTCTGTAAAGTACTACATCATATAAATTAGCGCGATGAAAGAAGTATTAAATTTGATCAATAGTAGTTTAATTTAATTTAACGAAATTCTAACCGTATGCAATTCCTTTTATCAGATTGTTTTGTAATTGACAAGTCAAAATATTTGAAACATTTTGTACTAGTTAATCTAAATGTATTTCTTTTAGTGTTGTTATCCAATTGTGCGTCCGCGCAAAATCTAAACTATGATTCTATATACAGTAAGTTAAATGCTGATAGGGATCCATTGCTTAGAGCAACTCAAATAGTAAGTTTGACGGATTCTATATCTAAACTTTATATTGAAGATAAAGCATTAACCTATGTTCGTGAAGCTAAGCAAATTTTAGATTCCATAGTAAATAGTTCTCCACATCGAAAAAGAAATTGATGTAAATCGCTTGCTTGCCCAAGTACATATACAAATTGGTCGAACGCATGCCCAAGAATTCGATAAAAAGGCTAATGCCATTGCAAAGTTGCATTATGATTCTGCAATAACTTTCGCTATGAGAATAGATGATATGAAATTGCAAGGCAAAGCTACATTGCTTACCGGAGCGTTGTATCAGGTTAATGATAGAAAGACATCATTGCGATATTATAGAACCGCTTTGAATTATTATGAACAGATAGGAGATAATGAAGGAATTGCAAAAACAAATGAAAGAATTGGTCAATTATTATTTGGTGTAAAGGCAGAGGCTTCGTTATATCATTTTAAGATAGCCTATGAAAATTATATATTTTAAAAGACTATCGTAAAGTTGGCGAGGTTGCTAATTACATTGCAGCTGAGTACTCTATGAAATTAGATACCAACAACGCCATGAATTATTTTTTATAAAGCAATGGATGCATTTAGCAAAATTGGTGACACAGTACAAATAGGTTATGTTTATGGCAATATTGCAGAGATGAAACTAAAGACCGGTGACACAACAAGTGCATTATTGTATTTTGATAAGTATTATACAGTCCAGGGGAAAAGCATGGAAGTCCGAATTTAGTATTGTACTAGGTCGCAAGTATTTTTATATTTAAGTCAAGAAATCAGAATAGAGAAGCATTGGAGATATTGCAAATGCAATTACAAATTTGCAAAAAATGGCAATGATAGTGGTGGTATTTCAACCGCATTAGCAACGATTGGAGATTTTATATAAAAAGTACACATCCAAAAAAAGTCTTAGATTATAAATTATTAACTGAAATGGATACGCTTTTTTAAGGAATCTCTATTATACTTACCCCTCATTGCGTTCAAAATCAGATTTTAGATCTTCAAGTTTTATTGGAGATTTTTTTAATTATAAATCTTTTCATTTCAACAAATTAATGGCGAGACTCAATTTTCTTATAAAAGGCATGTGCAATATTTTGAAGCATATGTTCTTTCCCAGCTGGGCAAAAATTAGTTATTTCAAAAGAATATGATAAAGCGGCATTTTATTCAATAAGTGCCGGTGATATAATAGATCGTTACTTTCAGATTTTGATCCTATAGCGATTGATTCCACCCGAAAAATAGAAATTCAGATCTGCAATCCACCGCCATGGACATTCAGAATACTTTGATCCAACACGAACGAAAAACCAGACAAATATATTTGGGTGCCCTTATTGTTGTTGGAGTCCTATCTATTGCATTATCTTTCTCCCTCTACCGCGGCTATAAAACCAACCGTAAACTAAATCAAGCAATAATCACAATTCAAGAAACACAGGAAAAGTTAATCCGTCAGGAACAATTGAGTTACGAAGAGAAGCTCGCTACACAGAGGGCAGAGCAGGAAATGAAGTTATTAAGAGCACAGATGAATCCGCATTTTATTTTTTTAATGCCCTGAACTCTATTCATAATTGTATTTTACAAAAGATACAATGACGGCTTCCTCCAGTCTTACGAAGTTTTCCCGCTTGAGTAAGGCGAATATTGGAGAGCTCCGTCAGCTATTGTTTCTCTTGGAAACGGAACTTTCTACTTTGGAACTATATATTCAGTTAGAGCAAATGCGTTTCAACACAAAATTTGATTACAAGATCAGCATTGAACCGGGCATTGATATGAATGAGTTTCCGTTCGCCTCTCATCCTCCAGCCATTTGTGGAGAGGTAGTATCTGGCATGGATTAATGCCATCAAGTAAGAAAAGGGATTATTGAAATTGAAGTGAAGAAAAGAGGCGATTTGCTCCATTTTCAATTATAGACAATGGTATTGGTCGGCAGAAGTCGGCGGACTTAAAAGCGAAAAGCGAGCATCAGCATACCTCGCATGGATTGGCGATTACAAAAGAACGACTAAGTATGTATAATAAGGTCTCCAATACAGATACTTTTACTATCATTGACTTATACGATACTACCGGATTGCCCGCAGGGACAAAAGTGGAATTTGATCTAACCATACAAAATTATGCAGCCTGACACAAAGTATTTCGCACCGTTATCGTAGATGACGAACGTGGTGGTGAGAATCATTGAAAAAATATTTACTGGATTTTAGTGTAGGCTATGACGTATTGGAGTGGCTTCTCAGCAGAAGAGGGGGAGAAGATGATATTGAATCTAAAACCGACCTCGTCTTCGCTGATATTGAAATGCCCATCCGTAGTGGTCTGGATATGTTGGGGCCGTAATAGATAAACATCCTTTCTCATTGTGTTGACTACGGCTCACGAACAATATGCCATCAAAAGCCATCAACCGTTTTGACATAGTGGGCTATCTTCTTAAGCCAATCGATCTCGACGAATTCGGGATGTTGAGAAAAATACGGGAAAAGGCAGGTCTGCTGAAGGATAAACCGGGAGAAAACGGAGATTCCTTCACCACAAAATCCGTCCTCTTCCATCATCTTCCTGCCGAAATTAGGGGGAAGAGGCCGTAAGTGCGGAGGATATTATTTATTGCAAAGCTTCCAATAATTATACGGAAATATATCTGACAGGGAAAAATAAGAAAGTGATTTCAAAAACGCTCCAAGGCTCGAAGCCCTGCTTTCCGGTTTTATTTTTCAGAGCACACGATAGTTATCTTGTGAATTTCCGCTTTATACGTGAATTCAGGAATGAAGGGGAGGCCGGTATCGCTTATTCTTGCCGAAGGACACCGCGTTGATGTCTCCAAGCGCCGTAAAGCCGATTTTTTGCACTTTCTGCGCACCCATGGGGTCACCTTCGAATAGGCGCTGAT is from Bacteroidota bacterium and encodes:
- a CDS encoding caspase family protein → MNGNEMKMKRAKKKEYHFDEMLSIPDTISEIHCVYSDIYDNIDTAYIIIQRLGPENSGILSLINPPGFISEEVKEVYIDSDREREVLFKGKIQSQYTIVNVTVNGVTAVVSKVFGRSYEFEANISVTPLDTLVNVVYEIEGEESQTLQFKIEQKDAKLSTQQTSGRTWVVIISNSIYDNYTDLEGVNKDVNALSNSLQGYQIQRIIRKHNLKHKEMSSFLSKELKRKVEDAQVKTLILWYAGHGEPSGDGEDSYWIPVDAKQNMDGEGYLSLRGLQQDLNNINGLNNLLVISDACNTGLAFIDKKRGSESFGTCELYEPEPGKSYYVLTSALADNTSDNSVFAEMFSEYLSNPGKKNSNCVNLLDVANIVQEKLQKFQDVQFGQLRGLDQRKNPSFFLEKKR
- a CDS encoding histidine kinase — translated: MPTFIFMAVLVFTIYKRRVAIIRKEEAAKTKIAMQQAEQEMKVLRAQMNPHFIFNALNSIHNCILQRDTLTAANSLTKFSRLVRKILDNSLQSTISLESELATLELYIQIEQLRFNTKFEYTITVDPAIDPASTMVPPLILQPFVENSIWHGLMPSEKKGSIMVEVSRKGEHLHFTISDNGIGREKAAQLKAKSENQHTSWNCYYQRERLNMYNENQGNSNSLLLLICIMSYMELAGTKVEFELVV
- a CDS encoding histidine kinase; the encoded protein is MYFTKDTMTASSSLTKFSRLSKANIGELRQLLFLLETELSTLELYIQLEQMRFNTKFDYKISIEPGIDMNEFPFASHPPAICGEVVSGMD
- a CDS encoding LytTR family transcriptional regulator DNA-binding domain-containing protein; the protein is MIYCKASNNYTEIYLTGKNKKVISKTLQGSKPCFPVLFFRAHDSYLVNFRFIREFRNEGEAGIAYSCRRTPR